ACAGGAGGAGGCGGGGCACGGAGGAGGCTAGCGACTCGGGCAAAGAGGGAAGGAGCCGAGAAAGGAAATGGTGCgaggggggaggaggaggtggaccCGCTTGcgctagccgccgccgccgccctattTGCgtcgagggagagagggagcgaagagaagactgagagagagagagagagagagagagagagagagagaggggagagaaTTTTCTGTCCGCTATATATAGCGGGAATTTGTAggtgcggctggtgattcagccgtccctacaaataaacacagtaggggcagctggtaatacagtcgcccctacaaatcgaagcatttgtaggggtggcttatattactagccgcccctactgtgctatttgtaggggcggctgctgtgctggagcccgagcacgtcactgtaagGACGGCTCCAATGCCAGCCGGCCCTAAAGAAAAAAAAGCTCAATTGctacaaactgtttttcacgtagtgtccAACACAAATATTATAAGGCTGCTGTTCGGTGGAGCATCCTCGTTCGGTGAACCGGACGACGCAATGTTATGTTGCCATCAGACATCGATCAGTGTTGATTAATAATTGTTCATCCGCGAGGCATTAATATCAACCATCCATATCCCATGACATGGTCATCCCGGTGCGGTGCCTGTGTAATGCGTATCTGCAGCGCCCGTGGAATTTTCGTCCGACGACGCGGGAGGACCAGAGAGCAGAGACGCAATGCAAGGCGGCTCGCGAGTCGACAGCATCGATTGCGACGGAGGGAGAGCGACACGCAAACCGCTCGGCCTGGGCGTCACATCAGTTTGCATTGTCTGTTTCGAAGAGCCAGATCAGGTCTGTGGGAATCTCGCTCAGATCAGGTCTGTGGGAATCTCGCTGGGATCAGAGCTGTCCCCGTCTGCCGAGAATAAGATTGAAGTTAACATTAGCCTGTGATTCTTTTATCGGTGTAGACGATGAATTAGATTGCACATCAGTAAGACTAACGAGTCGGTTAAGCTGATTCAACGCCCGCTCTTTGCCGGGTAGACTCCTGAACCAGGGGCGGACCCATGAGGTTGCCAGGTGGGCCTAGGCATACCCTAGGTGGCAGCCTTGTACTTACTTCACACACTGGATAAAAAAAATTCACAACTATAATTATGCTAACCCAATGGTAAGGCCCTTGTTTTGAAGCCAAGAGGTTGCTAGTTCAATCTTTTGCGGCCGCATGCTTTGTTTTGATTTTCCATTTTTATGTACCTTTAAAATTAACAATAGATAATATTTTTTCTTTAATTTCCAATTTCCGTTTTGATTTCCCATTTTTATATTGTTGTGTGCCGTCAAACTTCAATTGCCAGTAGTTTCTAATTTCTGATCTGTCCCGTGAAACCTCAGTTATGAGTAGTTTTTAATTTCAGACCTTTTATCCCCTCTCGATATTAATTTCTGATCTTTTATCCCCTCTTAACATTAATAACTATACTAGATAGTGTgcccgtgcattgctacgggacaactaaatcttttgtactaaaaacacacggatcgtacgataagataacaatactgttaaattaaatactgacgtcaaagtgacatttaattcaaaaagcaaagttcgtgaaattaacacagtcatggagagcgcgacgtcgcaggctcacaaactctactgtatagactttttcgtgatacggctaagataatattttatatcggtagaaagaattctacgatatccatttctttcatgcgctaataaatccatgaataagtttcactgcatctccatataatcatgtacacacagattcgagtatatatgtaaataggttcgtgcccgtgcgttgctacgggacaactaaatttttgtactaaaaacacacggatcgcacgataagataacaatactgtaaaagtatatgaccgacgttaaaatgacatttaatctaaaaagctaagttcgtgaaatttacacgGTCACAGAGAGCATGGCGTCGCAGGCTCATAAACTTTACTATGTAGATCTTTCCGTCAGGCGACTAAtatcattttttataccggcaggaagagatttccgatatctatttctttcgtgcgccaacaaatccacgaataagttctagcacatctccataccatcctataCACGGCGCTGGaaagcgaattagccacaacttatgtaattagttttataattagctcatgtttagtcctcctaattgatatctaaaaattcaatgtgacagggactaaagtttagtcctaggatccaaacaccccctaactctcgactcatgctggctgctcacttgcaccaccatgtcTATGTGTCTGCatgtatatactctaatgccagaacgacgaagatggtctttattgtccaccctttgaaaatatcataactttaaggttgtcatttgtgtatgttgtaggattgggatgctttgcactgatctatgagggtgtccatgagagtcaaaattttttatgccattatgatgtctaagcttaccaatcagacagagatgaacttgattgttaaaatattttcaacattgccttcatatactccctctgtcccaaaatagaattcattctcgctttccgagaagtcaatttttttttaacttcgaccaattatatataaaagaatattaatatttataatacataattagtatcattacatagaccattgaatatatttttataataaacttatttggagatataaatattgcacgtattttttacaagaCGCTAATCTGCCCTTCGCTGATAATCCAAGACGCTAGGTGcatcctctacaaaacacacgttgaACGCGGCCTCCTCCGGCACCTCACCCACTACATAATCAAGCAAACCTTCGATCAAGTCAACATCACGCCCTAGGCCATCAACCCCAGATTTAACAACCATTACTGGACCGAAAGCAGTGGCGCCACCGGCACAAGGGGCAGATCGCCCTCCAACCCCATTTTGATGGTATATATACCCGATCCCCTTCACTCAATTCAACCGGCTCCGGCTTAGGTACCCTAAGAAAACCCTCGCCATCAAGTCCAATATCTCTAGACCCCATAAAAACCCAATCCGTCCTCCACACTAACATCTTCAACTTCGCTGGCCGCACCCTCGCATCCAAAAATCTCCCAAATCACACGCCGCTATGAAAAATTGGAGGTCCACCAAACATGTCGCGATTCAGCATTCTTAACATCGTAAGTGCGAACTTTATTCCACCAAAACACACCAAAGCTCAACCAAGGCCGACGCGCCTTCACACGGGCCCACAAGGCCCCCTAAAAAACATCTTGATAATTCATAGGCACATGAACAATATCCAAAACCTCATGCGCAGGCTCCAACGAAATCTGCGCAACAAGGGCAACCGTTAAAAAACTTCAATACTCTGTACAACTTTGGAAGCCACCACGCCCACCAAAATTGCCAAAATATTACTTCCATCACACCAAAGCCTTCATACATGCTCCGATTCCTCAGCAATCGCCTCCAGAGACACAACACCATCGACACTACCCTCGGCCCCAACACCCTCAGCAGAACCATCACCTAGAGGAGGGACCTCCGCTACCGTCAGAAGTGTCATCAGGAACAGAAACCTCCGTCGCAGCCGCCGAGGCACTCGGCGCAGACGCCGTCAAAGCCCCAGAAGATGTACCTTCACCATCAGCCTTCAACTGCAACCAAAAACACAAAAACAATCAGTCCATGAGTAAAATGAGTCACACCGGTGCGCCCCAGGTGATAACAACAATAACCGCCCAGCGAAACCTTACCCTGGCTGTAGCGCCAACAGCCTCCTCCATAGCAAGGACCTGACCTCCAGTCATCCAAAACTTGCATACAAAACACTTCGCCACGTTGGAGCATGCTCGATCTTGACCCGCTTGTCGGACATTCCACTGAGGGGAACTTCTGACTCGGGCGCCCCAAGCTGACGACATGGTCGCCCCAACAGCTTCAAATCATCGCACCATGCCAAGCGCTCCACCGAAGGCGCCGAAATCACTAACGTTGTCAACAACTAGACCCATCAGCGCTACCGCCGCCCTCAGCCACTCGACGAAGGCATTGGCGTCAGCCTCAGGCAGTGCCATACTCTCGGGTGCTCCAGCCTTCACCAACACGGAATCCAGCAcctccttcaccaccaccatGCACTTGCCAAGATCGAAAACCATCTGAGTTACACGCGTTGCGCTGGCAGAAGCCCGGCCCTCCGCTATTTTCCTCACCTCCTCCGCCGTTGCTCGGGCCACCTCCGCTATCTCAAGTCGTCTGCGGAGCTCAATATTTTGGCCTATGATATCCTCGGCCTCCTCGCGCTCCTTTCTCAAAGCTTCTTTCTCTTTCATCGCGGTCACCACCGCCGCCtcaatcttcttcttcatctcctcaTTCTCTTTCACGAGGACAATGACCAAACTCTACTCCGTCTTTAATAGCTCTTTTAGCTTCCTGACTATCACGGGTCCTTAACCGCAGCAAGCATCATTGTTCGTCAGATGTCAGGAgtgtgggtctccggtggctcgggtacTCAAACACGGGTGGGGACACGGTGATGTACCAGGTTCGGgctatcgaggccctacgtccagcagtggGTTGTTCTTTGTATTCCGGAGCACCCAAATCAGGGGTTACAACGAAGTAGAAAGAGAGTTTGGCAGGGAATCACTCAGTGCTATCCTACTGCTCGTCGGCGGTGAGGTTACTTCCCTAGCGAGTAAGGGAAATGCTCCTCGGTCTTGTTGGGTTGCCGAGGGAGGAACACTCTGTTTTTCCTCTCGATTGCTCTGTTCTCAGCCGAGCTCTCGCTTGCTCCGCCTCCTAGCGCATGAGGGTGGAAGATGGGTCCTCCCGGCTATGGGAGCCGATTTTCCCCTTATATTCTGAGGAAGGTCAGGTACAAGGCGGTTTGGAAGCTACAGTCTATAGTCTTTGTGCACCGGGGTCCAGGTGGGTGCTGCTGCGGCGTGGatgtgtaagaaaaatggaccatcggcccattgagtttggattttggtgtttgatgatcaacattaCCAAGTTGGACTAAcgtgtttacaagtgtttgttttgtagtctaatagggtgcaaacgtgacttggacaaagacgACGTGGTGATCCAAtaatcaacacctcaagaaagaccttagaagcatcaTGGAAGACCTAGAAGATCAAGCAAGTCCAAGCCACGAAGGATGGAACCAAGCTGGATGCAAGATGGCGAAGAAACAAAGAGCTAAAGGGGCATCGGACCCTGTCACGCAGGGCGTTGGACCAATCGGGTAGAGTCCGACGGTGCAAACCCTAGCCAGACACAGTGTCGGCAGAAGCGTCGGACCGAAGAAGGAGTGAGCGTGGGACTATACAAGCTCACTGCTCACCAAGCGAAGAACCGGCGCGAGAGTCGGACCCTGTGAACAGTACAGGCATCGGACCAATCGGTGGTACAGTCGACGGCTTCTATAGAGGTCTCAGAGAGCGTGCGAAGCGTCGGACCAGTACAAAACTAAAGAGTGTTCATAACAACAAACGAGGTCAAACTGACTGGATTTTTTTTCACAAACATGTCTAGGCATGTTTTTCATTTAGAAAAGAGATACAACAAAAGGTCCTAGCAAGCCTAGACTTACCACGACCAACCCGATCCTTATGAAACTAGTCTCACAAGGATCACCTACAAAGTTCATATCCCCTTGTATTACAAGCCTTTATTGGATTGACTTCTCGTGTTGTCACTAATAAAGCACGTGCATACTGGTTCATGCAGCGTATGTTGCGTGGGCGTTAGTTAGGCATATTAACCGGAGCAAATACGCGGCTGACAACAGGGTGCAAAACCAAGCCTGTGTTTTTCTTTGCAACCAGTCCTGGAGCCTCGCAAACGTCGACATTCTTAGGCTCCACTCCTCTCGGTAGCTTCCAATCGAAGTGGTACAGAAGGCTGGCCAGTGCAAGCTCCATGTTGGCCAATCCAAGGTTTCCTCCCGGGCACATTCGGCGGCCGGACCCGAATGGGAGAAACTCATAGTCTGTCCCTTTGTAGTCCAGGCTGCTGTTCTCGAACCGCTCTGGCCtgaattcttcaggatcttcccaGTACTTGGCGTCCCTACAGATGGCCCAAACGTTGACGAACACGCATGTGCCCTTGGGAATGTCGTAGCCCATGACCTGGCATGTCTCACGGCATTTGCGTGGGAGCAGGAGCGGCACCGGGCAGTGCAGCCTGAGAGCTTCCTTCACCACACACTTGAGGTAGCTAAGGTTTGCCCTGGCGAGTTCGTCCTCGGTGATGGTGGTGGTCTTCCCCTTGAAGGCCTCCCGGACTTCGGCCTGGGCTCTGGCCATCGTAGCCGGGCACCGGATTAGCTCTGTCATGCACCAGGTCAGTGTGGTCGACGCGGAGTCACTGCCCGCGCTAAATAAGTCCTAGCAGAACAAATGGAACAACAATTGATCATACATATATGCACCGGCGGCCAGTCTCAGTGGATAGTTTCATGTTTCATGGCGTTGCTAATTTCCAATAAGACAAATAGAATGAAAAGAAACTTGCATGAAATATCCACTTTCAGAGCAAAGTCAATAATAGAGCCAGGTGATTGGCTATGAGTCAAAGTCATAAGAACCAAACTATACAATAGTTAGTCTTCTATTTGTTAACAaaatttctttattattatatctttttattttcttaaCTATTACTCCTCATATACATCTCTATTGGAACCCACTATTGTTTATGCTTTCATGCCCAGCTTGTTGCTCGCATGAGAGCCaagctctcttctctctccttccTTCTCTCTTCCACATCAGCAAAAATATTGATTAGCCTGGTTATAAGCCAATTATTGTACTTGCTCTCAATGCAAAGTTTCATTCTATAGTTTTATAagcatttaatttcatgactcttTGAGAGTTAATAATCATACCAGGAGAGTTTCATCTAAATgaaactcatttcttctctcttttcttaAATATACTGCCATGTCATCAAAATACCTATGTGACAACCTATTTAATACAAATGAAAGTCAAATGAAACGCTCACCGAGACTGGCCTAACTAAGATAATAAGACGGCGGAGGACAAGCAATTAAGGCACAGCGATGGGAAATTGGGAACGAGCGCGACTTACAATCATGAGTGCCATGACGATGTGATCGGTGAGCTCGATGGGCAGGCTGGCCTCTTTCTGCAGCCTGAGCAGGACAGAGATAAAGCTCTCGTTTGAAGTCTTGTCAGCCTGGTCCATGGCTTCCTTCGTCTCGCGGATGATCTGGCCAATGATGTGCGCCATCCAGTCGCGGCACGCCATCGCCCTGCGTAGCGCCGTGCTAAGATTCTGCAACAGCCTGGATGACGGGAAGATGTTAGCTACGCTTAGTTCCGCGGCCATCCGCATCGCAGTGCCCAAGGCATCCAGGTACTCGGCCTGATACTTGCACCGGCTGCCGATGGACTCCCTGACGAAGGTGTCGTTGACGAAGCTAGCGATCATCTTGGACAGGTCGACGGCGGTGCCGGCGGTGGCGGACGTGGCGAGGCTCTGCATGAACCGCCCCACCTCCTCCTCGCGGATGCGCTGGAACGACTGCACGCGGGCGGCGCTCAGCAGCTCTTGCACGCTGAGCTTGCGGAGCTGGCGCCACTGCTCGCCGTAGCTCCCGAAGATCAGGTCCATGCCGTTGAAGGTGAATATGCCGACGGTGCTGTTCATGTGACGGTCAGCGAACGTGATGTCGTGCGTCTTGGTGATCGCCTTCGCAGCCTCCGGCGACGACGCCACCACCGTGGGCACCTCGCCCAGCCAGAGCATCATGAGCGGCCCGTGCTTATGCGCGAGGTCGCGCATGGCCCGGTACGGCAATGGGTTGCTGACGAGGTGGTGCATGCTGCCTATCAACGGCAGCGTCCATGGCCCTGGAGGCAGCTTAAGCTTTTTTGGCTTGGTGACGAGCAAACACTTGATGAGCTTGGAGAGGATGACGGGCACCAGCACCACGGCCACGGCCAGGAGGACCTTCTCCATGGTGGCTATGCCTACTAAATTGCGTGTGCTCGATCCCTTCTCCATTGTggctaaaattatatatatagacTAGGAGCAGTGGCGAAAGGACGAAATGCAACTTCATTTTTAATTTTTATATGTTTTGATGGCGGCTAAGACGGTCCAGGACAAATCATGGTGGCTTGACGTTTGAATAAGTGTCGAAACCAGGTAATAgttcataattttttggagctCATATGCAACCTACAAAAATATCACAACAAAAACACTGAATCTTTTTAACCCCC
This sequence is a window from Miscanthus floridulus cultivar M001 chromosome 10, ASM1932011v1, whole genome shotgun sequence. Protein-coding genes within it:
- the LOC136485894 gene encoding zealexin A1 synthase-like, with translation MEKVLLAVAVVLVPVILSKLIKCLLVTKPKKLKLPPGPWTLPLIGSMHHLVSNPLPYRAMRDLAHKHGPLMMLWLGEVPTVVASSPEAAKAITKTHDITFADRHMNSTVGIFTFNGMDLIFGSYGEQWRQLRKLSVQELLSAARVQSFQRIREEEVGRFMQSLATSATAGTAVDLSKMIASFVNDTFVRESIGSRCKYQAEYLDALGTAMRMAAELSVANIFPSSRLLQNLSTALRRAMACRDWMAHIIGQIIRETKEAMDQADKTSNESFISVLLRLQKEASLPIELTDHIVMALMIDLFSAGSDSASTTLTWCMTELIRCPATMARAQAEVREAFKGKTTTITEDELARANLSYLKCVVKEALRLHCPVPLLLPRKCRETCQVMGYDIPKGTCVFVNVWAICRDAKYWEDPEEFRPERFENSSLDYKGTDYEFLPFGSGRRMCPGGNLGLANMELALASLLYHFDWKLPRGVEPKNVDVCEAPGLVAKKNTGLVLHPVVSRVFAPVNMPN